In the Salarias fasciatus chromosome 13, fSalaFa1.1, whole genome shotgun sequence genome, one interval contains:
- the myoz1a gene encoding myozenin-1a translates to MPLGTPAPQNKRKKLTKIITDLSHIAQDEGEAEKEELDLGTKIRTPKDIMLEELSLMNNRGSKMFKMRQQRVEKFIYENNPDIFTSDSMDNLQKFVPSLGGQMDGGMINLGGHLVSKQTGHLYIGQAGGPPVPPPKPGSRGAGAGGAGGAGGAGGAGGAGGLGQGDSDGKGGGSSDLSGKGGKGGAGTKQILVKTYISPWEKAMKGDESLIATLKASMPGPISCKDLPKYKCFNRSAMPFGGFEKANQFLKFQLPDPEAVKEEPEPPVVYQHDVGCRPSFNRTPIGWVGSSEPSSIHMETDAVPFDGETDEL, encoded by the exons ATGCCTCTGGGAACACCTGCCCCTCAAAACAAGCGGAAAAAGCTCACCAAGATCATAACAGACCTATCACATATCGCTCAGGATG AGGGTgaggcagagaaagaggagctggaCCTGGGAACAAAGATCAGGACTCCTAAAGACATCATGCTGGAGGAGCTGTCCTTGATGAACAATCGAGGCTCCAAGATGTTCAAGATGAGGCAGCAGAGAGTGGAGAAGTTCATCTATGAGAACAACCCTGACATCTTCACCAGCGACTCGATG GACAACCTCCAGAAGTTTGTCCCCTCTCTGGGAGGTCAGATGGATGGTGGGATGATAAATCTTGGTGGGCATTTAGTTAGCAAACAGACAGGACATCTGTACATTGGACAGGCGGGAGGGCCTCCAGTGCCTCCTCCGAAGCCTGGCAGCAGAGGTGCAGGagcaggcggagcaggaggtgcaggaggagcaggaggagcaggaggtgcaGGCGGGCTGGGCCAAGGCGATAGCGATGGAAAAGGAGGAGGGTCGAGTGACTTGTCAGGAAAAG GTGGGAAAGGTGGTGCAGGTACCAAGCAGATCCTTGTGAAGACGTACATATCACCATGGGAGAAGGCCATGAAGGGTGATGAGAGTCTCATAGCCACTCTGAAAGCCTCAATGCCCGGTCCTATTAGCTGTAAAGATCTGCCCAAGTACAAGTGTTTCAACAG GAGCGCTATGCCCTTCGGTGGCTTTGAAAAAGCCAACCAGTTCCTGAAATTCCAGCTGCCAGACCCCGAGGCAGTCAAGGAGGAGCCTGAACCCCCAGTGGTGTACCAACATGACGTTGGCTGTCGGCCTTCTTTCAACCGCACTCCCATTGGCTGGGTGGGCAGCAGTGAGCCGAGCAGCATTCACATGGAGACGGATGCTGTGCCCTTTGATGGAGAGACCGACGAGCTGTGA